A single Cyprinus carpio isolate SPL01 chromosome A20, ASM1834038v1, whole genome shotgun sequence DNA region contains:
- the adgrf3b gene encoding adhesion G-protein coupled receptor F3, translated as MPSSMISNQELHVSSLLSHSLTGLNTYAHNFTVSLSSVFATSKVQSIISTLLMDPYIYSLSVKSLGMVYMEAPTGKVCYNSRQQLNCTSIEVMSKCVWQMSRGNEDPMILGPGSEIQLSDNCTELSTVTLLKTNGYWSGIYSCLFVTGNIAHMGIAPIQIALLPEVINVTSNPQTADCSGPSPTKVSISCSIENSTETYKVMLKLGSVEIAPIKEENNGIIKYTAEFPVDCQAVGKPTSLEASCTLENSLNQLRNRTIKVPIIYPSDLFCAEEQIAERIWPKTKNNETATIDCTAPGREGSMKRKCTGQTWGEEVSLCVKSVLNSVALQAKDFEKGLGATQEVAQFIFQSLKNNTADEGENTFGDVKAAVSVFLTMNKASVNMPLGENLLADFIDSASSMLNVTWEVGDKEETSSLATQYLSSVEGLVKNIRINATEGYNSSNIQLQICRNGSSCNRTVFNVDVELNATADMVKTVGLQSLANRLPKLGYENATFPSIVVSSTVENNTQASVNIRMAFPNEQGASAKMTCVFWNVTELRWSNEGCEFVKGPGNLAYCECNHLTSFSMLMSKHAVSMPFLDQLTYVGLGVSICSLIVYIIIECLVWRAVVKSNLSHFRHTALLNIALCLLLADCSFLASSFPSILNETLCLVLVVAKHYFFLAMFFWMLCLSVMLVHQLIFVFSHIGKKMYMILGFTIGYVCPTVTVAVTYVYYDQTRDIPYYSSKTCWLTYKSAMQGSIHAFLFPVGTIVLVNLFSMVVVIATVLKPSGAESNKKGDKDAAKSIIKVIMFLTPVFGGTWILGLFVFLMDDFTQFITYVVHYTFTIVNSLQGFFILLTGCFAEKRVRDEILRIVLGKSAKEQGTVTTTK; from the exons ATGCCATCTTCAATGATTTCTAACCAAGAACTTCATGTTTCTTCTCTTTTATCACACAGTCTCACAGGGTTAAATACATACGCTCACAATTTCACAGTGTCTCTTAGTTCTGTGTTTGCCACCTCCAAAGTTCAAAGCATAATATCTACACTGTTGATGGATCCCTACATTTACAGTCTCAGTGTTAAGTCTCTAG GCATGGTATACATGGAGGCACCTACAGGAAAAGTGTGTTATAATTCAAGACAACAACTGAACTGTACCAGTATCGAAGTTATGAGCAAGTGCGTGTGGCAGATGTCCAGAGGTAATGAGGACCCAATGATTCTGGGACCAGGAAGTGAAATACAGCTGTCAGATAATTGTACAGAACTCTCAACAGTCACATTGCTGAAGACAAATGGATACTGGTCAG GAATATACAGCTGCCTTTTTGTTACTGGGAACATAGCCCACATGGGCATAGCACCTATTCAAATTGCACTGCTGCCAGAGGTCATTAATGTGACAAGCAATCCACAAACTGCAGATTGTTCTGGACCATCACCAACCAAAGTTAGCATCTCATGTTCCATCGAAAACAGCACTGAAACCTACAAAGTCATGCTAAAACTCGGAAGTGTGGAAATTGCACCAATTAAAGAAG aaaacaatGGAATCATCAAGTATACAGCAGAATTCCCTGTTGATTGTCAGGCAGTAGGCAAACCAACTTCACTTGAGGCCAGTTGCACTTTAGAGAACTCTTTGAATCAGCTGCGAAATCGCACAATAAAAGTACCAATCATTTACC ccAGTGACCTGTTTTGTGCAGAGGAACAAATTGCAGAGAGAATATGGCCAAAAACAAAGAATAATGAAACAGCCACTATAGATTGCACTGCGCCTGGGAGAGAGGGCTCAATGAAACGCAAATGCACTGGACAAACATGGGGTGAAGAAGTCTCTCTGTGTGTTAAATCAGTCCTGAATAGTGTTGCTTTGCAAGCAAAG GATTTTGAAAAGGGACTTGGAGCAACACAAGAAGTCGCTCAGTTTATCTTTCAGAGTTTGAAAAATAACACAGCTGATGAGGGCGAGAACACTTTTGGTGATGTCAAGGCTGCAGTTTCTGTTTTCCTAACAATGAACAAGGCATCAGTAAACATGCCACTAGGCGAGAACCTTCTTGCA GATTTCATTGACTCGGCCAGCAGCATGCTGAACGTAACCTGGGAAGTGGGAGACAAGGAAGAGACCAGTTCACTGGCTACACAATATCTGTCATCCGTTGAAGGCCTCGTGAAAAACATCCGAATAAATGCCACTGAGGGCTACAACTCCTCAAACATTCAGCTTCAGATCTGCCGAAACGGCAGTTCTTGCAACAGAACCGTTTTCAATGTTGACGTTGAGCTGAATGCAACAGCAGATATGGTGAAAACAGTAGGATTACAGAGTTTGGCCAACCGCCTGCCAAAACTGGGCTATGAGAATGCAACGTTTCCTAGCATAGTCGTATCCAGCACAGTTGAGAACAACACTCAGGCGTCAGTGAATATCAGAATGGCTTTTCCAAATGAACAGGGCGCCAGTGCCAAGATGACCTGCGTGTTCTGGAACGTCACTGAGCTAAGATGGTCAAATGAGGGCTGCGAATTTGTTAAAGGGCCCGGGAACCTTGCCTACTGTGAATGCAACCATCTCACCTCCTTCTCCATGCTCATGTCTAAGCATGCAGTAAGCATGCCTTTTCTAGATCAGCTCACGTACGTCGGACTGGGAGTCTCCATATGTTCTCTAATAGTCTACATCATCATCGAGTGTTTGGTCTGGAGAGCCGTAGTCAAATCCAACCTCTCCCACTTCCGGCACACTGCTCTCCTCAACATCGCTCTGTGTTTGCTTTTGGCAGACTGCAGCTTCTTAGCTTCCTCCTTCCCATCAATCCTAAATGAAACCCTGTGCCTTGTTTTGGTGGTGGCGAAGCATTACTTCTTCCTTGCGATGTTCTTTTGGATGCTGTGTCTGAGTGTCATGTTGGTCCACCAGCTCATTTTCGTCTTCAGCCATATCGGGAAAAAGATGTACATGATCCTCGGATTCACCATTGGCTACGTTTGTCCGACAGTGACTGTGGCTGTTACATACGTGTACTACGACCAAACACGTGACATCCCATACTACAGCTCTAAAACCTGCTGGCTTACCTATAAGTCAGCCATGCAGGGATCCATCCACGCATTTCTCTTCCCAGTTGGGACCATCGTGCTGGTGAATTTGTTTTCCATGGTGGTGGTCATTGCAACTGTTTTAAAGCCATCTGGAGCTGAGAGCAACAAAAAGGGAGACAAAGATGCGGCGAAAAGCATCATCAAAGTGATTATGTTTCTCACGCCTGTTTTTGGTGGGACTTGGATTCTGGGGCTTTTTGTGTTTCTGATGGACGACTTCACACAGTTTATTACATATGTAGTGCATTACACATTCACCATTGTCAACTCTCTGCAG GGCTTCTTCATCTTGTTGACAGGATGTTTTGCAGAAAAAAGG gtcCGAGATGAAATACTGAGAATAGTTCTGGGG AAATCAGCAAAGGAGCAAGGAACAGTAACAACCACAAAATAA